CACGGCGGAGGCCCTCAGATCGGCAGCTTCCTCAAAAAGATGGGCATCGAGTCGAAGTTCCACCAGGGCATCCGCATCACCGACGAGGCCACGATGGACGTGGTCGAGATGGTCCTGGTGGGCAAGGTCAACAAGGAGATCGTCGGCTTGATCAACCAGCACGGCGGGCGGGCGATCGGGCTCTCCGGGAAGGACGGCAAGCTGCTCAAGGCCCGCAAGCTCGCCGAAGAGAAGGTCTCCTTCGACCGCGACGGCGTCAACGAGATCATCGACCTGGGCCGGGTCGGCAATGTCTCCGAGGTCAACACGGCCATCTTGAGCCTGCTCGAGAAGGACAACTTTATTCCGGTCATCGCGCCCGTCGGGGTCAGCGAGGCCGGCGAGGCGCTCAACATCAACGCCGACCTGGTCGCCGGGGCCATCGCCAGCGCCCTGCAGGCCGAGAAGCTGGTCCTGCTCACCGACGTCGAGGGGGTGAAAGACGCCAAGGGCAAGCTGATCAGCGAGCTCAGCGTCTCCAAGGCCACCAAGCTGATCGACGAGGGCGTGATCCAAGGCGGGATGATCCCGAAGGTCAGCTGCTGCATCCGCGCCCTGGCCAGCGGCGTGCGCTCGGCGCACATCATCGACGGGCGGCAGACGCACGCGGTCTTGCTGGAGATCTTCACCGACAAGGGCGTCGGGACGATTTTGCATGAATAACGCGGGCTTGATCCTGCGTGGTGCCGTGGGGTATCTTTCGGAAGTAAAAAGTTAATAGGTTGCCATCGCTGTAGGGGCCGTTCGCGAACGGCCCCTACGGATTTTGCGGCAAGTCCAAAATTATTTTTATATGAACAATGCGGAAATCATCGCCCTCAGCGACAAATATGTGATGAAAACCTACGCCCGCCAACCCGTCGCCTTCGTCCGCGGCAAAGGAGCCTACCTTTGGGACGCCGACGGCAAGAAGTACCTCGACTTCCTGGCCGGCATCGCGGTCAACGGGCTGGGCCACAGCCATCCGGCGATTACCGAGGCGGTCGCCGCCCAGGCCGCGCGGCTCGTCCACACTTCCAACCTGTTCTACAACCAAAGCCAGGCCGAACTGGCCGAGCTGCTCTGCCGGCATTCCTTCGCCGACAAGGCCTTCTTTTGCAACAGCGGCGCCGAGGCCAACGAGGCGGCGGTCAAGCTGGCGCGGATCTACCAAAAACAAAAGAAGGGCGAGGGCAGCTTCGAGATCCTCACCATGGAGAAGAGCTTCCACGGCCGGACCCTGGGCATGATCGCGGCGACGGGGCAGGACAAGGTCAAGAAGGGCTTCGAGCCCCTGCCCGAGGGTTTCCGCCACGTCCCCTACGACGACCTGCCGGCCCTGGCCGCGGCGATGAGCGACAAGACCTGCGCCGTCCTGCTCGAGCCGGTGCAGGGCGAGGGCGGGGTGCGTTATCCCGCGGAGGGCTATCTGCGGGGCGTCCGCGAGCTTTGCAAGCAGCACGGCGCTTTGCTGATCTACGACGAGGTGCAGTGCGGGATGGGACGCACCGGCAAGCTCTTTGCCTACGAGCATTCCGGCGTCGCCCCCGACATCATGAGCCTCGCGAAGTCGCTGGGCGCGGGGCTCCCGATCGGCGCCTGCCTTGCCACCGACGAGGTGGCCCGGGCCTTCCAGCCGGGGAGCCACGCCTCCACCTTCGGCGGCAATTTCCTGGTCTGCGAGGCGGCCAAGGCCTTCCTTCGGGTCTTGCTCGAGGACGGTTTCCTCGAGAAGGTGCGGCAGACGGGCGCCTATTTGGTCGAACGCCTACGCGGTCTGCAGAAGAAACACCCCTGGATACGGGAAGTCCGGGGCGAGGGGCTGATGGTCGGCGTCGAGCTGGAGATCCCCGCCAAACCCTTGGTCGATGCCGCCCTAAACGAGGGACTCGTCATCAACGCGGCCCAAGAGAAGATCTTGCGCCTGGTACCCCCGCTGAACATCGGCAACCGCGAGGTCGACGAGGCCGTCGACCTGCTCGACGACGTCTTCGCCCAGGCCCCCGGAGGCGCCTCCGCATGAATCAGCCCAGGCACTTTCTGACCCTCTTCGAGTACAGCGCAAAGGAACTGATCGACCTGCTGGTCCTGGCCGACGAGCTGAAGGCCCGTTTCAAGAAGGGGAAGGAAGACAACAGTCTCAAGGGCAAGATCCTCGCGATGGTCTTCGAGAAATCCTCGACCCGCACCCGGGTCTCCTTCGAGGCCGCGATGCTGCAGCTGGGCGGCCACGCGATCAACATCACGACGACCGAGAGCCAGCTCGGCCGCGGCGAGACCTATGAAGACACCGCCCGGGTCCTTTCGCGCTATTGCCAGGGCATCATGCTGCGCACCTTCTCGCAGGCCAACCTCGAGAAGATGGCCGAGGCCTCCTCGGTGCCGGTGATCAACGGGCTCACCGACCTGTTCCATCCAGTCCAGGTGATGGCGGACCTGCAGACCATCCTCGAGGTCAAGAAGACGCTGAAGGGACTCAAGGTCACCTACGTCGGCGACGGCAACAACTTGGCGAACACCTGGATCAACGCGGCGATCGTCCTGGGCTTCGACCTCAACGTCTCCTGCCCGCCGGGCTACAAGCCCTCGGGGGCCCTGCTCAAGCAGTTCGGCAAGACCCACGATAACGTCCAGATGGTCGAGGACCCCATCGAGGCGGTGAAGAGCACCGACGTGATCTATACCGACACCTGGTTCTCGATGGGACAGAAAGAAGACGAAAAAAAGCGGCAGCTCTTCGCGCCTTACCAAGTCAACCGCGAGATGCTCTCGCACGCGGCCGACGACGTAATGGTCCTGCACTGCCTTCCCGCGCACCGCGACGAAGAGATCACCAGCGAGGTCTTGGACGGCCCGCACTCCTACGTGTGGGAGGAGGCGGAGAACCGGCTGCACGTGCAGAAGGCGATTTTAAAGACTCTCATGGGGTAATCCGCTCTTGTAGATCGTGCGGCCTCCGTAGGGGCCGTTCGCGAACGGCCCCTACGGGTGCGGTAAAATGCCAAATAAGTTTTCGGCAAGGTCTCTGTAGGGGGTGGAGCATTAACCCCCATGGATTTTGCGAATTAATTTCGTTTTTCATGAAAAGAAATATGGTCATTTAGGAGACTCCTATGCCCGACAAAATCAAAAAGGTTGTCCTCGCCTACAGCGGCGGACTCGACACCTCCGTCATCATCAAATGGCTGATCGAGCACTACGGCTGCGAGGTCGTGGCCTTCGCCGCCGATCTGGGCCAGGGCGAAGAGCTCTCGCCGCTCCAGGAGAAGGCGATCAAGACCGGGGCCAGCAAGATCTACATCGAGGACCTCAAGGAAGAGTTCGTCCGCGACTTCGTCTTCCCGATGCTCCGGGCCAACGCGATCTACGAGGGGGCCTACCTGCTGGGCACCTCGATCGCGCGACCACTGATCGCCAAGAAGCAGATCGAGATCGCCCAAAAAGAAAAAGCCGACGCGGTCAGTCACGGGGCCACCGGCAAGGGTAACGACCAGGTGCGCTTCGAGCTGACGTATTACGCCCTGCAGCCCGGCATCCACGTCATCGCCCCCTGGCGCGACTGGACCTTCAAGTCCCGCAGCGACCTGATCGAGTATGCCGAAAAGAACGGCATCCCGGTTCCGGTCACCAAGTCCAAGCCCTACAGCTCCGACCGCAACCTGCTGCACATCAGTTTCGAGGGCGGCATCCTCGAGGACCCCTGGAACGAGCCGCCAGCCGACATGTTCCTGCTCAGCAAAAGCCCGGAGGCTGCGCCGGACAAGCCCACCGTCATCGAGGTCGACTACGAGAAGGGAAATCCGGTCGCCGTCAACGGGCAGAGGCTCTCGCCCGCCGCCTTGCTGGCCAAGCTGAACGAGATCGGCGGCGAGAACGGGGTGGGGCGGGTCGACCTAGTCGAGAACCGCTTCGTCGGCATGAAGAGCCGCGGCGTCTACGAGACGCCGGGCGGCACTATCCTGCACGCCGCGCATCGCGCGATCGAGTCGATCACCCTCGACCGCGAGGTGCTCAAGATCCGCGACTCGTTGATCCCGACCTACGCGGCCCAAGTCTACAACGGCTTCTGGTACGCCCCCGAGCGCGAGCTCCTGCAAGGCCTGATCGATGAGGCCCAGCAGCGCGTCAGCGGCACCGCCCGGCTCAAGCTCTACAAGGGCAACGTCACCGTCACGGGACGCAAGTCGCCGAATTCGCTGTTCAGCGAGGACTTCGCCACCTTCGAGAAGGACACGGTGTACAATCAGAAGGACGCGGAGGGCTTCATCAAGATCAATGCCTTGCGCTTGAAGATCCGTTCCTTGATGCAGCAAGCTCGGTAGTATAACTTATTGAAAATAT
The Deltaproteobacteria bacterium PRO3 genome window above contains:
- the argB gene encoding acetylglutamate kinase yields the protein MSDPTLDHLVQRASVLMEALPYIRRFYGKVIVIKYGGHAMVDEKLKESFAKDIIMMRYIGMIPIVVHGGGPQIGSFLKKMGIESKFHQGIRITDEATMDVVEMVLVGKVNKEIVGLINQHGGRAIGLSGKDGKLLKARKLAEEKVSFDRDGVNEIIDLGRVGNVSEVNTAILSLLEKDNFIPVIAPVGVSEAGEALNINADLVAGAIASALQAEKLVLLTDVEGVKDAKGKLISELSVSKATKLIDEGVIQGGMIPKVSCCIRALASGVRSAHIIDGRQTHAVLLEIFTDKGVGTILHE
- a CDS encoding acetylornithine transaminase, encoding MNNAEIIALSDKYVMKTYARQPVAFVRGKGAYLWDADGKKYLDFLAGIAVNGLGHSHPAITEAVAAQAARLVHTSNLFYNQSQAELAELLCRHSFADKAFFCNSGAEANEAAVKLARIYQKQKKGEGSFEILTMEKSFHGRTLGMIAATGQDKVKKGFEPLPEGFRHVPYDDLPALAAAMSDKTCAVLLEPVQGEGGVRYPAEGYLRGVRELCKQHGALLIYDEVQCGMGRTGKLFAYEHSGVAPDIMSLAKSLGAGLPIGACLATDEVARAFQPGSHASTFGGNFLVCEAAKAFLRVLLEDGFLEKVRQTGAYLVERLRGLQKKHPWIREVRGEGLMVGVELEIPAKPLVDAALNEGLVINAAQEKILRLVPPLNIGNREVDEAVDLLDDVFAQAPGGASA
- the argF gene encoding ornithine carbamoyltransferase, producing the protein MNQPRHFLTLFEYSAKELIDLLVLADELKARFKKGKEDNSLKGKILAMVFEKSSTRTRVSFEAAMLQLGGHAINITTTESQLGRGETYEDTARVLSRYCQGIMLRTFSQANLEKMAEASSVPVINGLTDLFHPVQVMADLQTILEVKKTLKGLKVTYVGDGNNLANTWINAAIVLGFDLNVSCPPGYKPSGALLKQFGKTHDNVQMVEDPIEAVKSTDVIYTDTWFSMGQKEDEKKRQLFAPYQVNREMLSHAADDVMVLHCLPAHRDEEITSEVLDGPHSYVWEEAENRLHVQKAILKTLMG
- a CDS encoding argininosuccinate synthase codes for the protein MPDKIKKVVLAYSGGLDTSVIIKWLIEHYGCEVVAFAADLGQGEELSPLQEKAIKTGASKIYIEDLKEEFVRDFVFPMLRANAIYEGAYLLGTSIARPLIAKKQIEIAQKEKADAVSHGATGKGNDQVRFELTYYALQPGIHVIAPWRDWTFKSRSDLIEYAEKNGIPVPVTKSKPYSSDRNLLHISFEGGILEDPWNEPPADMFLLSKSPEAAPDKPTVIEVDYEKGNPVAVNGQRLSPAALLAKLNEIGGENGVGRVDLVENRFVGMKSRGVYETPGGTILHAAHRAIESITLDREVLKIRDSLIPTYAAQVYNGFWYAPERELLQGLIDEAQQRVSGTARLKLYKGNVTVTGRKSPNSLFSEDFATFEKDTVYNQKDAEGFIKINALRLKIRSLMQQAR